One stretch of Camelus bactrianus isolate YW-2024 breed Bactrian camel chromosome 21, ASM4877302v1, whole genome shotgun sequence DNA includes these proteins:
- the OR10T2 gene encoding olfactory receptor 10T2, translating to MTLKVKAWGKCLYKYNPHFISPKLFTEVIQMQVFNRTTVVTQFILVGFSSLQELQLLLFVIFLFLYLTILMANATIMAVIRYSRTLHTPMYGFLFILSLSESCYTFVIIPQLLVHLLSATKTISFMACATQLFFFLGFACTNCFLIAVMGYDRYVAICHPLRYTLIMNKRLGLGLVSLSGVTGFLIALVVTNLIRDMPFCGPNRVNHYFCDMAPVIKLACTDTHVKELALFSLSILVIMVPFLSILISYGFIVNTILKIPSAEGKRKAFATCASHLTVVFVHYGCASIIYLRPKSKSASDKDQLVAVTYTVVTPLLNPLVYSLRNQEVKTALKRVLGMPMATKVA from the coding sequence ATGACACTTAAAGTGAAGGCATGGGGGAAGTGTTTGTACAAGTATAATCCTCATTTTATCTCTCCAAAGTTATTCACAGAAGTTATCCAGATGCAAGTTTTCAACAGAACCACTGTGGTTACACAGTTCATCCTGGTGGGCTTCTCTAGCCTGCAGGAGCTCCAACTGCTACTTTTTgtcatctttcttttcctgtaCTTGACAATCCTGATGGCCAATGCAACCATAATGGCTGTTATACGTTACAGCAGGACTCTGCACACTCCCATGTATGGTTTCCTATTCATCCTTTCCCTTTCTGAGTCCTGCTACACTTTTGTCATCATCCCTCAGCTGCTGGTCCACCTGCTCTCAGCCACCAAGACTATTTCCTTCATGGCCTGTGCCACCCAGCTCTTCTTCTTCCTTGGCTTTGCCTGCACCAACTGCTTTCTCATTGCTGTGATGGGATATGATCGCTATGTGGCAATCTGCCACCCCCTGAGATACACACTCATCATGAACAAAAGGCTAGGGTTGGGGCTGGTGTCTCTGTCGGGAGTCACGGGCTTCCTTATTGCTTTGGTGGTCACTAACCTCATCCGCGACATGCCTTTCTGTGGCCCCAACAGGGTCAACCACTATTTCTGTGACATGGCACCTGTTATTAAGTTGGCCTGCACAGACACCCATGTAAAAGAATTGGCTCTATTCAGCCTCAGCATCCTGGTAATCATGGTGCCTTTCCTGTCAATTCTCATATCCTATGGCTTCATCGTTAACACCATCCTGAAGATCCCCTCAGCTGAGGGCAAAAGGAAGGCCTTTGCCACCTGTGCCTCACACCTCACTGTGGTCTTTGTCCACTATGGCTGTGCCTCCATCATCTACCTTCGACCCAAATCCAAGTCTGCCTCAGACAAAGACCAGTTGGTGGCAGTGACCTACACTGTGGTTACCCCCCTACTTAATCCTCTAGTCTACAGTCTCAGGAACCAGGAGGTGAAGACTGCACTGAAAAGAGTTCTGGGAATGCCTATGGCAACCAAGGTGGCCtaa
- the CD1E gene encoding T-cell surface glycoprotein CD1e, membrane-associated isoform X1 yields MLLLLPLFFKGLLCHGESAEAPQVLGPHHPAAEEPPSFRVLQTVSFANSSWTHTDGSGWLGELQTHVWDSVSHTFLFLRPWSRGNFSKEELKSIQAVLQLYFHDFPRVVQSFSRQFQFEYPFEAQVSAGCLIHPGKPLEAFLYAAYQGSDFLSFQGNSWKPSPGAGSRAQNVCRVLSRYRVIKEVVQSLLDDICPRFLAGLLKAGKSDLERQVKPEAWVSSGPAPGPGRLLLVCHISGFHPKPVWAMWMRGEQEQPGTRRGDVLPQADGTWYLRVTLDVAAGEAAGLSCRVRHSSLGGHDIIIHWGGYSILLTVACLTVICLAVIVTLVILVIADLSSKKQSSNQNVLSARVSHPAFPTRTDTQDPKSSGHQLSLAWEPWIKNRLLKKLKASLKQLW; encoded by the exons ATGCTGCTCCTGCTGCCCTTGTTTTTCAAGGGACTTCTCTGCCATGGGGAAAGCGCAGAGG CTCCCCAGGTTCTAGGACCCCATCATCCAGCTGCAGAAGAGCCCCCCTCCTTCCGCGTACTCCAGACTGTTTCCTTTGCCAACAGCAGCTGGACGCACACCGATGGCTCAGGCTGGCTGGGCGAGCTGCAGACTCATGTCTGGGACAGTGTCTCGCATACCTTCCTCTTTCTGCGGCCCTGGTCTCGGGGCAACTTCAGCAAGGAGGAGCTGAAGAGCATCCAGGCAGTACTGCAGCTGTACTTCCACGATTTCCCTAGGGTGGTGCAGAGCTTTAGCAGGCAGTTTCAGTTCGAAT ACCCCTTTGAGGCCCAGGTATCAGCTGGCTGTTTAATACATCCTGGAAAGCCCTTGGAAGCCTTCTTATATGCAGCGTATCAAGGATCAGATTTCCTGAGTTTCCAAGGAAACTCTTGGAAACCATCTCCGGGAGCAGGGAGTCGAGCTCAGAACGTCTGTAGGGTGCTCAGCCGCTACCGAGTTATTAAAGAGGTCGTGCAGAGCCTTCTCGATGACATCTGCCCTCGGTTTCTGGCAGGCCTCCTTAAAGCAGGGAAGTCAGACCTAGAACGACAAG TGAAGCCAGAGGCCTGGGTGTCCAGCGGCCCCGCCCCTGGGCCCGGCCGTCTGCTGCTGGTGTGCCACATCTCTGGCTTTCATCCAAAACCCGTGTGGGCGATGTGGATGCGGGGTGAGCAGGAGCAGCCAGGCACTCGGCGAGGTGACGTCCTGCCCCAGGCTGACGGGACGTGGTACCTCCGAGTGACCCTGGATGTGGCGGCTGGGGAGGCGGCCGGCCTGAGCTGCCGGGTGAGACACAGCAGTCTAGGTGGCCACGACATCATCATCCACTGGG GTGGATACTCCATCCTCCTGACAGTGGCCTGTTTGACAGTGATCTGTTTGGCAGTGATAGTCACCCTGGTCATCTTGGTTATCGCTGACTTATCCTCTAAAAAGCAGAG CTCAAATCAGAATGTCCTCTCTGCCCGTGTCTCCCACCCTGCCTTTCCCACAAGAACTGACACCCAAGACCCCAAGAGTTCGGGACATCAGCTCTCTTTGGCATGGGAACCGTGGATCAAAAACAGACTCTTAAAGAAACTGAAAGCCAGCTTAAAGCAACTCTGGTGA
- the CD1E gene encoding T-cell surface glycoprotein CD1e, membrane-associated isoform X2, with translation MLLLLPLFFKGLLCHGESAEAPQVLGPHHPAAEEPPSFRVLQTVSFANSSWTHTDGSGWLGELQTHVWDSVSHTFLFLRPWSRGNFSKEELKSIQAVLQLYFHDFPRVVQSFSRQFQFEYPFEAQVSAGCLIHPGKPLEAFLYAAYQGSDFLSFQGNSWKPSPGAGSRAQNVCRVLSRYRVIKEVVQSLLDDICPRFLAGLLKAGKSDLERQVKPEAWVSSGPAPGPGRLLLVCHISGFHPKPVWAMWMRGGYSILLTVACLTVICLAVIVTLVILVIADLSSKKQSSNQNVLSARVSHPAFPTRTDTQDPKSSGHQLSLAWEPWIKNRLLKKLKASLKQLW, from the exons ATGCTGCTCCTGCTGCCCTTGTTTTTCAAGGGACTTCTCTGCCATGGGGAAAGCGCAGAGG CTCCCCAGGTTCTAGGACCCCATCATCCAGCTGCAGAAGAGCCCCCCTCCTTCCGCGTACTCCAGACTGTTTCCTTTGCCAACAGCAGCTGGACGCACACCGATGGCTCAGGCTGGCTGGGCGAGCTGCAGACTCATGTCTGGGACAGTGTCTCGCATACCTTCCTCTTTCTGCGGCCCTGGTCTCGGGGCAACTTCAGCAAGGAGGAGCTGAAGAGCATCCAGGCAGTACTGCAGCTGTACTTCCACGATTTCCCTAGGGTGGTGCAGAGCTTTAGCAGGCAGTTTCAGTTCGAAT ACCCCTTTGAGGCCCAGGTATCAGCTGGCTGTTTAATACATCCTGGAAAGCCCTTGGAAGCCTTCTTATATGCAGCGTATCAAGGATCAGATTTCCTGAGTTTCCAAGGAAACTCTTGGAAACCATCTCCGGGAGCAGGGAGTCGAGCTCAGAACGTCTGTAGGGTGCTCAGCCGCTACCGAGTTATTAAAGAGGTCGTGCAGAGCCTTCTCGATGACATCTGCCCTCGGTTTCTGGCAGGCCTCCTTAAAGCAGGGAAGTCAGACCTAGAACGACAAG TGAAGCCAGAGGCCTGGGTGTCCAGCGGCCCCGCCCCTGGGCCCGGCCGTCTGCTGCTGGTGTGCCACATCTCTGGCTTTCATCCAAAACCCGTGTGGGCGATGTGGATGCGGG GTGGATACTCCATCCTCCTGACAGTGGCCTGTTTGACAGTGATCTGTTTGGCAGTGATAGTCACCCTGGTCATCTTGGTTATCGCTGACTTATCCTCTAAAAAGCAGAG CTCAAATCAGAATGTCCTCTCTGCCCGTGTCTCCCACCCTGCCTTTCCCACAAGAACTGACACCCAAGACCCCAAGAGTTCGGGACATCAGCTCTCTTTGGCATGGGAACCGTGGATCAAAAACAGACTCTTAAAGAAACTGAAAGCCAGCTTAAAGCAACTCTGGTGA
- the LOC105069479 gene encoding olfactory receptor 10T2-like, whose protein sequence is MKRQNQSMITEFILIGFSNLGDLQILLFFVFLLVYLTTLMANTTIMTVICLDRTLHTPMYFFLFVLSCSETCYTLVIVPNMLTNLLSTSPTISVPACAAQLYFFVGLACTNCFLIAVMGYDRYAAICNPLNYTLIVNRATCTQLVLASSFCGFLVSVVVNILVFSVPFCASNRINNFFCDISPVIKLGCTDTNLKEMVIFFFSILVLLVPFVLIFTSYVFIVSTILKISSVEGQRKAFATCASHLTVVIVHYGCASFIYLRPTSLYSSDKDRLVAVTYMVITPLLNPLVYTLRNKEVKTALRRVLSRYSPPKTV, encoded by the coding sequence ATGAAGAGACAGAACCAGAGCATGATCACCGAGTTCATACTTATAGGCTTCTCAAACCTGGGGGATCTGCAGATCCTTCTCTTCTTTGTCTTCCTACTGGTCTACCTGACCACACTGATGGCCAATACCACCATCATGACTGTCATTTGTCTGGATCGGACTTTGCACACCCCTATGTACTTCTTTCTCtttgtcctctcctgctctgaaACCTGCTACACCTTGGTCATCGTACCAAACATGCTGACCAACCTGCTGTCCACAAGTCCGACTATTTCTGTCCCCGCTTGTGCTGCCCAGCTCTATTTCTTTGTGGGCTTGGCTTGTACCAACTGTTTTCTAATTGCTGTGATGGGCTATGACCGCTACGCTGCCATCTGTAACCCTCTCAACTACACACTCATTGTCAACAGAGCCACCTGCACACAGCTGGTTTTAGCCTCAAGCTTCTGTGGTTTCCTGGTCTCTGTGGTTGTCAACATCCTGGTGTTTAGTGTACCTTTCTGTGCCTCCAATCGGATCAACAACTTTTTCTGTGACATTTCCCCTGTCATAAAACTGGGCTGCACAGACACCAACTTGAAGGAGATGGTTATCTTTTTCTTCAGCATCCTGGTGTTGCTGGTTCCCTTTGTGTTGATCTTCACCTCCTATGTCTTCATTGTCTCCACCATCCTTAAGATCTCCTCAGTGGAGGGACAGCGTAAGGCCTTCGCCACCTGTGCCTCCCACCTCACAGTGGTCATTGTCCACTATGGTTGCGCTTCCTTTATCTACTTGAGGCCCACATCCCTTTACTCCTCAGACAAGGACCGGCTTGTGGCAGTGACCTATATGGTGATCACCCCACTACTCAACCCCCTTGTCTACACACTGAGAAATAAAGAAGTGAAGACAGCTCTGAGAAGGGTTCTCAGTAGGTACTCACCTCCCAAAACTGTGTGA